The following proteins come from a genomic window of Edaphobacter sp. 4G125:
- the nagA gene encoding N-acetylglucosamine-6-phosphate deacetylase, translated as MPEILSAKRLITASQVIDRPTVTIDNDGLIVSIEPNSAPANADTVLTSTFFDIHTHGGAGHDVMEATPAVLDKISRFMGSHGVGHFLPTTVTASVEATLASLEGIARTIERAKTSDWNPTQARPIGIHLEGPFISHAKRGVHPPDKIQPPDIALFDRFQQAAAGYIRLITIAPEVPGGIDLIRHCSAQDVRVSIGHTNALATEARAGIKAGARSATHTYNAMRALDHREPGVLGVVLDDDDLYAELICDGVHVAPELVHLWLKAKGPERAILVTDSMAAAGMPEGDYMLGNFAVKVADGRALSADDLAQGKQTLAGSVLTLDRAVSNLQRFTGAPLEVAAHLASRNPAAMLDLEPGFGDLTIGSPANLNVFNMAGERMRTLLHGRLIN; from the coding sequence ATGCCCGAAATCCTGTCCGCAAAACGCCTCATCACCGCCTCCCAGGTTATCGACCGCCCCACTGTCACAATCGACAACGACGGCCTTATTGTCAGCATTGAGCCAAACTCTGCACCAGCGAATGCCGATACAGTCCTGACCTCGACATTCTTCGACATTCATACGCATGGCGGAGCTGGCCACGATGTGATGGAGGCCACTCCGGCGGTTCTGGACAAAATCAGCCGCTTCATGGGAAGCCATGGTGTCGGACACTTCCTGCCCACGACTGTTACTGCCTCTGTGGAGGCGACTCTCGCATCGCTCGAAGGTATTGCCCGCACCATCGAACGTGCGAAGACCTCAGATTGGAACCCTACGCAGGCCCGTCCGATTGGAATTCACCTCGAAGGTCCGTTTATTTCGCACGCTAAACGCGGAGTTCATCCGCCGGATAAGATCCAACCACCAGACATTGCGCTCTTCGACCGCTTCCAGCAGGCCGCCGCCGGATATATTCGATTGATTACCATCGCTCCCGAGGTACCCGGTGGCATTGATCTGATTCGCCACTGTTCCGCACAGGACGTCCGAGTCAGTATCGGCCACACCAATGCTCTCGCCACCGAAGCTCGCGCCGGCATCAAGGCGGGAGCACGCAGTGCTACCCACACCTACAACGCCATGCGTGCACTCGACCACCGTGAACCCGGCGTCCTGGGTGTGGTATTAGATGACGACGATCTTTATGCAGAACTGATCTGTGATGGTGTCCATGTCGCCCCCGAGTTGGTCCACCTCTGGCTCAAAGCGAAGGGGCCGGAACGCGCCATCCTCGTTACCGACAGTATGGCTGCCGCCGGTATGCCCGAAGGCGACTATATGCTCGGAAACTTCGCGGTGAAGGTCGCCGACGGACGCGCCCTCTCGGCCGACGATCTCGCTCAGGGCAAGCAGACCTTAGCTGGAAGCGTCCTTACCCTTGATCGCGCGGTATCGAATCTTCAGCGATTCACTGGGGCTCCACTTGAAGTTGCGGCCCACCTCGCCTCGAGAAATCCGGCCGCCATGCTCGACCTGGAGCCCGGCTTCGGTGATCTCACTATTGGTAGTCCTGCAAATCTCAACGTCTTTAACATGGCCGGTGAGCGCATGCGGACGCTGCTGCACGGGCGACTCATCAATTAG
- a CDS encoding glycoside hydrolase family 20 zincin-like fold domain-containing protein, translating to MRFLSVAPLLFASLTVSAFAQSSLKLIPIPREVREASSQSLAQGIQITCSSPCAAEDSFAIDDLKSYLASQGITVNATSPVTVLVTRYGSSLSRSILSDATPGGKATDFPAEMKAEGYAIIPDGKGLALTAASDSGIFYALQTVKQMVTGYGANAVLRTATIRDWPAMKYRGLSDDLSRGPFPTFEFQKKQIRIFAAYKVNIYSPYFEHTMQYTGHPLMAPPGGTLTQEQARELVVYAAKYHVTIIPEQEAFGHLHYLLNWEKYAPIAETPHGQVLAPAQPEGQKLTHDMFYELAQIFPGPFLHLGADETVELGKGQTKAEVDSKGLGTVYLGFLQRIVADLQPLNRKLLFWGDIAYKEPELLKQLPGSFKKATIAVPWEYSPHPSFDRYIKPFTDAGFETWVAPGINNWSRVYPNWNNGLANIQRFTADGQRLGATGQLNTIWNDDGEALANADWYGILFGAEAAWHQGEASIPVFQSGFGASFHGDVTGKIDQAQREMMAAHQLLKDSSYKVDAQDLLFWQDPWNADGQRIAGQIRSILPELRLHAERALILVAEARNANPNLRETDALDVLDLGARRMDLIGLKFQISDEIANSYAHAFTLQTSKNRDDRLELSRELNSINAVNGKLQDLRNNYSLLRDLYEQAWLKSYRPYFLRNNLERYDYTIQMWLGRIDRMRTAQRQWTNSQTLPTAAELGIPAPPVLAK from the coding sequence ATGCGATTTCTTTCGGTTGCTCCTTTGCTGTTCGCCAGCCTTACCGTTTCTGCTTTTGCTCAGTCATCGCTGAAGTTGATCCCGATTCCGCGCGAGGTCCGCGAAGCCTCTTCCCAGTCACTCGCTCAGGGAATTCAGATCACCTGTTCATCGCCCTGCGCGGCCGAGGACAGCTTCGCCATAGATGACCTGAAGAGCTATCTCGCCTCTCAGGGGATCACGGTTAATGCAACCTCTCCTGTCACGGTTCTCGTCACTCGCTACGGCTCGTCCCTCTCGCGTTCAATCCTCTCCGACGCCACTCCTGGTGGAAAGGCAACAGACTTCCCTGCCGAGATGAAGGCCGAAGGGTATGCCATCATCCCTGATGGCAAAGGGCTTGCTCTCACCGCGGCTAGCGACTCCGGCATCTTCTATGCTCTTCAGACCGTCAAGCAGATGGTAACCGGCTACGGAGCCAATGCCGTTCTGCGCACAGCGACGATCCGCGACTGGCCCGCGATGAAGTACCGCGGCCTCAGTGACGATCTCTCCCGTGGCCCATTCCCCACCTTCGAGTTTCAGAAAAAGCAGATCCGCATATTCGCGGCTTACAAGGTCAATATCTATTCGCCTTATTTCGAACACACCATGCAGTACACTGGGCATCCATTGATGGCCCCTCCTGGAGGCACCCTCACTCAGGAGCAGGCTCGCGAGCTAGTGGTCTACGCGGCAAAGTATCACGTCACCATCATCCCGGAGCAGGAAGCCTTCGGACATCTTCACTACCTGCTCAATTGGGAAAAGTACGCCCCCATCGCCGAGACACCACACGGCCAGGTGCTCGCTCCCGCACAGCCGGAGGGGCAGAAACTGACCCACGACATGTTCTACGAACTGGCGCAGATTTTTCCCGGCCCATTTCTACATCTTGGTGCCGACGAGACAGTAGAACTCGGCAAAGGACAGACCAAAGCCGAGGTCGATTCCAAAGGACTGGGTACCGTTTATCTCGGCTTTCTTCAGCGCATCGTCGCCGATCTGCAGCCACTGAATCGCAAGCTGTTGTTTTGGGGCGATATTGCGTACAAAGAACCAGAGCTCCTCAAACAGCTCCCCGGATCCTTTAAAAAGGCCACCATCGCCGTTCCCTGGGAATATAGTCCCCATCCGAGCTTCGACCGTTACATCAAGCCTTTCACAGACGCAGGCTTTGAAACCTGGGTAGCTCCCGGAATTAACAACTGGTCGCGCGTCTACCCCAACTGGAATAACGGCCTGGCAAATATCCAACGCTTCACGGCGGACGGACAACGACTTGGCGCAACCGGACAGCTCAACACCATTTGGAACGACGATGGCGAAGCTCTGGCCAACGCCGATTGGTACGGTATCCTCTTCGGTGCCGAGGCTGCATGGCATCAGGGAGAGGCATCCATTCCTGTCTTCCAGTCTGGTTTTGGAGCGAGCTTCCATGGCGATGTTACCGGCAAAATCGACCAGGCCCAACGCGAGATGATGGCTGCCCATCAACTCCTCAAGGACTCTTCTTATAAAGTGGACGCCCAGGACCTACTCTTCTGGCAGGATCCCTGGAACGCTGACGGACAGCGCATCGCCGGACAGATTCGCTCCATTCTTCCTGAGCTGCGTCTACACGCCGAGCGCGCCCTCATCCTCGTGGCCGAGGCACGGAATGCCAATCCCAACCTGCGTGAAACAGATGCTCTGGATGTACTGGATCTCGGTGCACGTCGCATGGACCTGATCGGACTGAAGTTCCAGATCTCCGATGAGATCGCGAACAGCTACGCTCATGCCTTTACACTGCAAACCTCGAAGAACCGGGACGATCGGTTGGAGTTGTCGCGAGAGCTGAATTCCATTAATGCCGTCAACGGCAAGCTGCAGGACCTCCGCAACAACTATTCCCTGCTGCGCGACCTCTACGAGCAGGCATGGCTCAAGAGCTACCGCCCTTACTTCCTGCGCAATAATCTGGAGCGCTACGACTACACCATTCAGATGTGGCTCGGACGTATAGACCGGATGCGCACAGCGCAGCGCCAATGGACCAACTCACAAACATTGCCCACGGCTGCTGAGCTGGGAATTCCTGCACCTCCGGTATTGGCAAAATAG
- the secG gene encoding preprotein translocase subunit SecG, giving the protein MIVALVILHVVVALFLVGVILVQQGKSADLAAAFGGQGSQTAFGPRGAANLLTRLTTYGAIIFMLTSVGLTILLSRSSDKSVLSGHPTTQSSPKK; this is encoded by the coding sequence ATGATCGTCGCTCTTGTCATCCTTCATGTCGTGGTCGCCCTCTTTCTGGTCGGCGTCATTCTTGTCCAGCAGGGCAAATCGGCCGATCTCGCCGCAGCTTTCGGCGGCCAAGGTTCACAGACCGCCTTCGGACCCCGTGGTGCAGCTAACCTGCTCACCCGGCTCACCACCTATGGCGCGATCATCTTCATGTTGACCTCAGTCGGCCTCACGATACTGCTCTCGCGCTCGTCAGATAAGTCGGTCCTCTCCGGCCATCCCACGACTCAGAGTTCCCCCAAGAAATAA
- a CDS encoding isoaspartyl peptidase/L-asparaginase family protein has product MYPGLRTSVMVAMLGVGCAAVAQNVLPTSGGSHRWAVVLHGGAGVIERRSMSAEMDAEYRAALKRSLQAAADVLEKGGSSMDAVETAIKLMEDDPLFNAGRGAVFTANGKNELDAAMMDGATMKAGAVAGVTRTRHPISLARAVMEKSPHVMLIGEGADRFAASVDLEQVPPSYFFTERRWQGLIRQLKKEGAPLPQRPQGAPPAPKGGMAEIEPPDTHKYGTVGVVALDRSGNIAAGTSTGGTQAKRWGRVGDSPIIGAGTYASNESCAVSATGTGEYFIRLTVARTICALVQYKGMKLQDAADEVVQTELKAIHGDGGVIAIAADGQMAWSFNTPGMYRGRVEEGKAIDVRIYADER; this is encoded by the coding sequence ATGTACCCAGGGCTTCGGACGAGTGTGATGGTGGCCATGTTGGGAGTCGGATGCGCGGCCGTGGCGCAGAATGTGCTGCCGACTTCAGGAGGCAGCCACCGGTGGGCCGTTGTGCTGCATGGCGGTGCAGGAGTGATCGAACGTAGGTCGATGAGCGCAGAGATGGATGCCGAGTACAGGGCGGCGCTGAAGCGATCATTGCAGGCTGCAGCGGACGTACTGGAGAAGGGCGGTTCGTCGATGGATGCGGTAGAGACCGCGATCAAGTTGATGGAAGACGATCCATTATTCAATGCAGGTAGGGGAGCGGTGTTTACAGCGAATGGGAAGAATGAGCTGGACGCCGCAATGATGGACGGAGCGACGATGAAGGCCGGGGCCGTGGCGGGTGTAACGAGGACGCGGCATCCGATCTCGCTGGCACGGGCGGTGATGGAGAAGTCTCCGCACGTGATGTTGATTGGCGAAGGTGCAGACCGGTTTGCCGCCAGCGTAGATCTGGAGCAGGTGCCCCCGAGCTACTTCTTTACGGAGCGTAGGTGGCAAGGGTTGATCCGGCAGTTGAAGAAAGAGGGAGCTCCACTGCCACAGAGGCCGCAGGGTGCGCCACCGGCTCCGAAGGGAGGGATGGCGGAGATCGAGCCTCCTGACACGCACAAGTATGGAACGGTAGGCGTGGTAGCGCTGGATCGTAGCGGCAATATCGCGGCAGGAACTTCGACGGGAGGAACGCAGGCGAAGCGCTGGGGACGTGTGGGGGATTCACCGATTATTGGAGCGGGCACCTATGCCTCGAATGAGTCGTGCGCTGTGTCGGCGACAGGGACGGGCGAGTATTTTATTCGCTTGACTGTGGCGCGGACGATCTGCGCTCTGGTGCAGTACAAAGGGATGAAACTGCAGGATGCTGCCGATGAGGTGGTGCAGACGGAGCTAAAGGCGATCCATGGTGACGGTGGCGTGATAGCGATTGCTGCTGATGGTCAGATGGCATGGAGCTTCAATACTCCGGGGATGTACCGCGGGCGAGTAGAGGAAGGGAAAGCGATCGACGTTCGGATTTACGCGGATGAGAGATGA
- a CDS encoding L,D-transpeptidase family protein translates to MPFLLMLSGAAGCSSQSQNNTPRSAQTQTSTPSAATVKVQPQVAAAPVQVSEKFAARVREIGAAGRLDEMERSNFSDYKQHFIATYEATGYAPLWLQADGLSPQGEGVIRALEQCDRKGLDPKDYDSAKWPQRVEALKTSADAQKADFDAALTVATMRYISDLHIGRVNPKHFKFGIDAAIKKYDLPQFLNQQVIHAADIQEVLAEVEPAYNGYRRTEDVLVHYLELEKLGDGASVPAVTKGVGAGDAYVGVPALVARLRLLGDMPAGGAVQDYDSSVADAVKHFQVRHGLTPDGKLGAATVRELNVPIASRVRQLGFALERWRWMPPDFPHPPVVVNIPEFRLRAFEEGQKIALAMNVVVGRAAPTQTPVFTDNIRFIVLRPYWNVPMSIVRSSVIPGIQRSGTSYLTRQRMEVSGGGGDLIAGLRSGRYTVRQKPGPQNSLGLIKFMFPNSYNVYLHSTPATELFSQSRRDFSHGCIRLEKPAELAAFLLRNQDGGKWTTEAVQKAMDSGPDNRTINLQAPVPVLILYATAVVAEDGSVHFFDDIYGHDRRLNDVLKKGTPYPW, encoded by the coding sequence GTGCCGTTTCTCTTAATGCTTTCGGGGGCGGCAGGGTGTTCTTCACAGAGCCAGAACAATACACCAAGATCAGCACAGACGCAGACATCTACGCCTAGCGCGGCGACGGTTAAGGTTCAACCGCAGGTTGCGGCGGCTCCGGTACAGGTATCCGAGAAGTTTGCGGCAAGGGTGCGTGAGATCGGCGCCGCAGGACGACTGGATGAAATGGAGCGTTCGAACTTCTCCGATTACAAACAACACTTCATCGCGACCTATGAGGCGACAGGTTACGCTCCACTATGGTTGCAGGCTGATGGATTAAGTCCGCAAGGCGAAGGAGTAATTAGGGCGTTGGAGCAGTGCGACCGTAAGGGGTTGGATCCGAAGGACTATGACTCTGCAAAGTGGCCACAGAGAGTAGAAGCGCTGAAAACAAGCGCTGATGCGCAGAAGGCAGATTTCGATGCGGCGCTAACGGTGGCGACGATGCGTTACATTTCAGACCTGCACATCGGGCGTGTGAACCCGAAACATTTCAAGTTTGGAATCGATGCCGCAATCAAGAAGTATGATCTGCCACAGTTTTTAAACCAACAGGTGATTCATGCTGCGGATATTCAGGAAGTACTGGCGGAGGTAGAGCCTGCATACAACGGTTATCGTCGAACAGAGGATGTTCTAGTCCATTACTTGGAACTGGAGAAACTGGGCGACGGCGCCTCTGTTCCGGCCGTGACGAAGGGTGTTGGTGCGGGAGACGCATATGTTGGCGTACCTGCGTTAGTAGCTCGTTTGCGTCTGCTGGGAGATATGCCGGCTGGAGGCGCGGTACAGGATTACGATTCTTCGGTTGCCGATGCAGTAAAGCATTTCCAAGTGCGGCATGGCCTTACTCCGGATGGGAAACTAGGGGCAGCGACGGTGCGGGAGCTGAATGTCCCGATTGCCAGTCGAGTGCGGCAGCTTGGGTTTGCGTTGGAGCGTTGGCGATGGATGCCGCCTGATTTCCCGCATCCGCCAGTGGTTGTGAATATCCCAGAGTTTCGACTGCGCGCCTTTGAGGAGGGCCAGAAGATTGCACTGGCGATGAATGTTGTAGTGGGCAGAGCTGCGCCGACGCAGACGCCAGTGTTCACGGATAACATTCGTTTCATCGTTCTGCGGCCTTACTGGAATGTGCCGATGAGTATTGTGCGGTCGTCGGTGATTCCGGGGATTCAGCGCAGCGGGACAAGCTATCTCACTCGGCAACGTATGGAGGTATCAGGTGGTGGAGGTGATCTGATCGCGGGACTACGCAGCGGGCGCTATACGGTGAGGCAGAAACCGGGTCCGCAGAACTCGCTGGGATTGATCAAGTTTATGTTTCCGAACTCGTACAACGTGTATCTGCACAGCACTCCAGCGACAGAACTGTTCTCGCAGTCGCGGCGCGACTTCAGCCATGGATGTATCCGGCTGGAGAAGCCGGCGGAGTTGGCTGCGTTTCTATTGCGAAATCAGGATGGGGGAAAGTGGACGACTGAGGCGGTTCAAAAGGCGATGGATTCCGGCCCTGACAATCGGACGATCAATCTTCAGGCGCCGGTTCCGGTGCTGATCCTGTATGCGACCGCAGTGGTGGCGGAGGATGGATCGGTACACTTTTTCGACGACATCTACGGGCACGATCGCAGGCTGAATGATGTGCTGAAGAAGGGAACGCCTTATCCGTGGTGA
- a CDS encoding RNA polymerase sigma factor — MQEVISDLTQQRSRFLAFVERRVHDHATAEDILQGAYIRAVSQAASLQSNDSANAWFFRILRNAVIDHYRHHAVEERTFESWTPEIDPPANSVDLAPATPCGCVHGALDKIQPTYSEVLREVDLAETSLDSFAQRSGITTGNAAVRAHRARRALHKQLLHTCGVCAQAGCQDCSCHHG; from the coding sequence ATGCAGGAAGTGATCTCCGACCTGACGCAGCAGCGAAGCCGTTTTCTTGCCTTCGTCGAACGCCGTGTCCACGATCACGCTACCGCTGAAGACATTCTGCAAGGAGCTTATATCCGCGCTGTCTCACAGGCAGCTTCTCTTCAGTCCAATGACTCCGCGAACGCCTGGTTCTTCCGCATCCTGCGCAACGCAGTCATCGATCACTACCGCCATCACGCCGTCGAAGAGCGTACCTTCGAGTCATGGACCCCGGAAATTGATCCCCCTGCCAACTCCGTTGACCTAGCTCCTGCAACCCCCTGTGGTTGTGTTCATGGTGCTCTCGATAAAATTCAGCCGACATATAGTGAAGTCCTCCGCGAGGTCGATCTAGCGGAAACCTCGCTCGACTCTTTCGCGCAACGCTCCGGAATCACCACCGGCAATGCTGCTGTGCGGGCTCACCGGGCTCGTCGTGCTCTGCACAAACAGCTACTCCATACTTGTGGCGTCTGCGCCCAGGCCGGATGCCAGGACTGCTCCTGTCACCACGGATAA
- a CDS encoding HAD family hydrolase, with translation MKSALQLSRCSPGHTLLIDADDTLWENNIYFERAITSFISYLDHKRHTPVEIREHLNHCEHATIAAHGYGLRSFRHSLIACFEQISGSPVTNEQHHRILEFTKAIDQHEIELLPHVSETLAELSTRHRLILVTKGDHTEQTGKLQRSGLASHFNAVEVLPEKHNEAYLALAANHRCDAVRTWMIGNSPRSDINPALSAGLHAVFIPHSFTWVLEHETVNQPPVGQHLLELTGFSELLRHF, from the coding sequence GTGAAATCCGCTCTGCAACTTTCGCGCTGCTCTCCAGGACACACTCTGCTGATTGATGCTGACGATACGCTCTGGGAGAACAACATTTATTTCGAACGGGCAATCACCTCGTTCATCTCCTATCTCGATCACAAGCGCCATACACCTGTCGAGATCCGCGAACACCTCAATCACTGCGAGCATGCCACTATCGCTGCACATGGATATGGCCTACGCAGTTTCCGACATTCACTAATCGCCTGCTTCGAGCAAATCTCTGGCTCTCCTGTCACAAATGAACAGCATCATCGGATCCTCGAGTTCACCAAGGCCATCGATCAGCACGAGATCGAATTGCTCCCTCATGTCTCCGAAACCCTCGCAGAGCTATCGACACGTCATCGCCTCATCCTTGTCACCAAAGGCGATCACACAGAACAGACCGGCAAGCTGCAACGGTCAGGACTTGCGTCTCACTTCAACGCCGTCGAAGTCCTTCCAGAAAAACACAACGAAGCCTACCTCGCGTTAGCTGCAAATCACCGTTGTGACGCCGTTCGCACATGGATGATCGGCAACAGCCCTCGCTCCGACATCAACCCCGCACTCAGTGCAGGACTTCACGCTGTCTTTATTCCCCACAGCTTTACCTGGGTACTGGAACACGAAACCGTCAATCAGCCTCCTGTCGGGCAGCATCTACTCGAATTGACTGGATTTTCCGAACTCCTCCGGCATTTCTAG
- a CDS encoding carbohydrate kinase family protein, whose amino-acid sequence MTKTSKVDLVGVGLNATDTVIPLPRFPSPGSKIEFGSTKTLPGGQTASTVVACQQWGLSTRYVGKIGDDNAAALHRDEFSRLGVEAHLLSVPGCASQQSFILVDADGERTVLHRHDDALSLHPSELNREWIVNARALHVDGWDTAAAIQAAQWAREAGIPVIADLDELYPGIEQLLENIDYPIVSRDFPTRLTGESSLETALQQMHSRYGCRLAAATLGHDGVLAFDGNRFYHAAAYRVQVADTTGAGDVFHAGFIYGLLQGWPLEQQLDFACAAAALNCTAVGARGGIKTVDAIASLAQAGERYPAEPISSVVSVAD is encoded by the coding sequence ATGACGAAAACGTCGAAGGTTGACCTGGTCGGCGTCGGCTTGAACGCGACGGATACTGTAATTCCTCTGCCCCGCTTCCCTTCTCCTGGCTCAAAGATCGAATTTGGCAGCACGAAGACCCTTCCCGGAGGACAGACCGCCTCGACTGTCGTGGCCTGCCAGCAATGGGGACTCAGCACTCGTTACGTCGGTAAGATCGGCGACGATAATGCCGCAGCTCTTCATCGTGACGAATTCTCCCGTCTTGGAGTAGAGGCTCACCTTCTCTCTGTTCCAGGGTGCGCCAGCCAGCAATCTTTCATTCTTGTCGACGCCGACGGAGAACGCACGGTCCTTCATCGTCACGATGACGCTCTTTCTCTCCATCCCAGCGAACTCAACCGCGAATGGATCGTCAATGCTCGCGCTCTCCATGTCGATGGCTGGGACACCGCCGCAGCCATCCAGGCGGCACAATGGGCGCGCGAGGCCGGCATCCCCGTCATCGCCGATCTTGATGAACTTTATCCGGGAATCGAGCAACTTCTCGAAAACATTGATTATCCGATCGTGAGCCGCGATTTTCCCACGCGTCTGACTGGAGAAAGCTCACTCGAAACGGCTCTACAGCAAATGCATTCACGTTATGGATGTCGTTTGGCTGCCGCGACACTCGGTCACGATGGTGTTCTGGCATTCGATGGAAACCGCTTCTATCATGCGGCGGCCTATCGTGTTCAGGTGGCCGACACCACCGGAGCAGGAGACGTATTCCACGCTGGCTTTATCTATGGTCTGTTGCAAGGATGGCCATTGGAACAGCAGCTCGATTTTGCTTGTGCAGCCGCTGCACTGAACTGCACCGCCGTGGGAGCCCGTGGAGGAATCAAAACCGTGGATGCAATCGCGTCTCTGGCCCAAGCTGGGGAGCGGTATCCTGCCGAACCGATCTCATCCGTTGTTTCCGTCGCAGACTAA
- a CDS encoding acyltransferase family protein codes for MKHISSLDGLRGAAVLLVVFFHYFPRNHAGALSQLASIGWVGVDIFFVLSGFLITSILYEQRGAKHYFRNFYMRRVLRLSPLYYFLFVIVLLSTPILHIQWRPLHWAMLFYGANLVLPIDSSLGLIGPFNLFHIWSLAVEEQFYLIWPWLVGLRVSEQTLRRVCIAGILLAPLLRFALLHMHVEPWWIYQSLPTRMDSLLMGALLALIPLPSLRQARTAGGIAILVFGISVWLGHSAFFLSRSIQGIGYSAFALLSASTLVMGLHPATLVSRICSWKVLQFYGRYSYGLYLWHYFLSQPYGLLKGWVGSKIPWVGLAGIVSFILILLVSTTIAVISYHALELPFLRLKSRFSSAQH; via the coding sequence TTGAAACATATTTCCAGCCTTGACGGGCTGCGAGGAGCTGCTGTCCTTCTTGTCGTCTTTTTTCATTATTTTCCCAGAAATCATGCAGGTGCTTTGAGTCAACTAGCCTCAATTGGCTGGGTCGGAGTGGACATATTTTTTGTTCTTTCGGGTTTTTTAATCACCAGCATCCTGTATGAGCAGCGCGGAGCCAAGCACTATTTCCGTAATTTCTATATGCGGCGAGTGCTACGGCTATCGCCTTTGTACTATTTCCTATTTGTCATAGTGCTGCTCAGTACGCCAATATTGCATATCCAATGGCGTCCGCTGCATTGGGCCATGTTGTTTTACGGTGCAAACCTTGTGCTTCCCATAGATAGCTCCCTGGGGCTTATTGGCCCATTCAATCTGTTTCATATCTGGAGCCTTGCAGTCGAAGAACAGTTCTATCTGATCTGGCCATGGCTTGTCGGTTTGCGGGTATCGGAACAAACGCTAAGAAGGGTTTGTATTGCTGGTATATTGCTGGCTCCTCTTTTAAGGTTCGCTTTATTGCACATGCACGTCGAGCCATGGTGGATCTACCAGAGTCTTCCCACACGCATGGACTCTCTATTGATGGGAGCATTACTCGCGCTGATACCGTTACCTTCTTTGCGGCAGGCGCGGACAGCTGGGGGAATTGCCATATTGGTCTTCGGAATATCAGTCTGGCTGGGGCATTCTGCCTTTTTTCTTTCGCGCTCCATTCAAGGCATTGGCTACAGTGCATTTGCGTTGCTATCTGCTTCAACACTGGTGATGGGGTTGCATCCTGCCACACTGGTGAGTCGTATATGTTCGTGGAAAGTGCTGCAATTCTATGGCCGATACAGCTATGGTCTGTATCTTTGGCACTACTTCCTTTCACAGCCGTACGGTCTACTTAAGGGATGGGTCGGAAGTAAAATCCCCTGGGTTGGGCTAGCGGGGATTGTCAGTTTTATTCTTATATTGTTGGTGTCGACAACGATTGCAGTCATTAGCTATCACGCTCTGGAGCTTCCATTCCTGCGCTTGAAGTCAAGATTCTCCTCGGCACAACATTGA
- a CDS encoding YdcF family protein, whose translation MKLFRQALFTLFLAVWVFLLVLYGNFFTLPQHNTTATHFDAIVVLGTPSKLDGTPSPEQRERVLEGVREYKAGIAPRIIMTGGAAHNHFVEAHSMAQFAASQGVPPSAIVEEDRSQNTIQNIFYSAQIMHQQGWSSAEVVSSPYHLGRTELILLAFNKRQPALSIDWRTHPSKWPPEYAIYHKIILNTVEAWRCLQLRFLSFPSSRFLPAHA comes from the coding sequence GTGAAACTTTTTCGCCAGGCGCTCTTTACTCTCTTCCTCGCCGTGTGGGTCTTTCTGCTCGTCCTCTACGGTAACTTTTTTACCCTGCCGCAGCACAACACCACGGCAACTCACTTTGATGCCATCGTCGTTCTCGGCACTCCGTCGAAGTTAGACGGAACGCCATCCCCCGAACAGCGGGAACGGGTTTTGGAGGGCGTCCGTGAATACAAGGCAGGCATCGCACCCCGCATCATCATGACCGGAGGAGCTGCGCACAATCATTTCGTCGAGGCCCATAGTATGGCCCAGTTCGCTGCGTCCCAGGGAGTTCCTCCTTCAGCGATTGTTGAAGAAGATCGCTCGCAAAACACTATCCAGAACATCTTTTACTCTGCCCAGATCATGCATCAACAAGGTTGGTCGTCGGCGGAGGTCGTGAGTTCCCCCTATCATCTCGGTCGAACCGAACTGATCCTGCTAGCTTTCAACAAACGTCAGCCCGCTCTCTCCATCGACTGGCGCACTCATCCGTCCAAATGGCCCCCAGAGTACGCTATCTACCACAAGATCATTCTCAATACGGTTGAGGCATGGCGCTGCCTCCAGCTCCGCTTTCTGAGCTTTCCTTCATCACGCTTTTTGCCCGCTCATGCGTAA